In Phyllopteryx taeniolatus isolate TA_2022b chromosome 8, UOR_Ptae_1.2, whole genome shotgun sequence, one genomic interval encodes:
- the cldn8.1 gene encoding claudin-8 produces the protein MANTALEILGLLLTLIGLIGAAASTGMPMWRVTAFIGENIIVFETRSEGLWMNCFKQADIRMQCKVYDSLLALPPDLQAARGLMCCAVALAGLGLLVSLAGLRCTSCVRNNDRAKRTVLVIAGSTIITACICVLIPVSWTAHVIIRDFYNPLLIDAQRRELGEALYIGWVAGAFLLAGGCVFTCCNVQSEGKETRSYVYSRNSDYVAYPPQPVQPLQPQQLVLLPQARAQPVLSRHPSTNYSYQSSYPSRYPSVRSGVAYL, from the coding sequence ATGGCCAACACGGCGCTGGAGATCCTGGGTCTTCTTCTGACGCTCATCGGGCTGATCGGGGCGGCGGCCAGCACCGGCATGCCCATGTGGCGAGTCACGGCCTTCATCGGCGAGAACATCATCGTGTTCGAGACCCGCTCCGAAGGCCTGTGGATGAACTGCTTCAAGCAGGCCGATATCAGGATGCAGTGTAAGGTGTACGACTCCTTGCTGGCCTTGCCCCCGGACCTCCAAGCGGCCCGGGGCCTCATGTGCTGCGCCGTGGCCCTGGCCGGCCTGGGCCTGCTCGTCAGCCTGGCGGGGCTGCGGTGCACGTCGTGCGTCCGTAACAACGACCGAGCCAAGCGAACGGTGCTCGTCATCGCCGGGTCCACGATCATCACGGCGTGCATCTGCGTCCTGATCCCCGTGTCCTGGACGGCTCACGTCATCATCCGCGACTTCTACAACCCCTTGCTGATCGACGCCCAGCGGAGGGAGCTCGGGGAGGCCCTCTACATCGGCTGGGTGGCCGGCGCCTTCCTTCTCGCCGGAGGATGCGTGTTCACCTGCTGCAATGTGCAGTCGGAAGGCAAAGAAACGAGGAGCTACGTCTACTCCAGAAACTCCGACTACGTGGCGTACCCTCCGCAGCCCGTCCAGCCCCTGCAGCCTCAGCAGCTGGTGCTGCTCCCCCAAGCTCGGGCCCAGCCGGTCCTGTCCAGACACCCCTCGACCAACTACAGCTACCAGTCCAGCTACCCGTCCAGGTATCCGTCTGTACGCAGCGGGGTGGCCTATCTCTGA